The following is a genomic window from Antechinus flavipes isolate AdamAnt ecotype Samford, QLD, Australia chromosome 3, AdamAnt_v2, whole genome shotgun sequence.
ACCATCATCCCTCGGCCCTCAAACTCAGCCCTGCCCATCATCCTCATCCCCACCACCGAcaccaacatcatcatcatcaccaccaccaccaccaccatccttctctcctcctcctcctcctcctcctcctccaccttctcATTCTATGGCAGGAGGCCACGCTGAGGTGGTCGGTAGTCCAACCGGAGCGTTTGGCCCAGTGCCTTCAACAGCTATCCCTTACCCTGTCTCCCACCCCGCTCAGGCGCTTACGGCAGGTAGGGACTTCTTAATACGCAGAGATCTGCCAGCCCCCATGATGCCAGGGCTAAGCGAGCAGCCCCCTGCTCCCAATTCTCACCACGGAATGTTTGTCTCAACAACAGGTAGCTATTCTGGACACCATGGCCACCACCACCCCGAAGCTGGGCACCACTCTATTTTCTCTGGACTCCATGAGCCGCCTCCCCAGGCCTCCCCAGGTGGCCATCTGAACGGACAGATAAGACTGGGGCTACCTGGAGACATGTACGCCAGGTCCGAGCATTTCACTCAAGTGCCCGCCTCCAGGACAGATCCTTTCGCTGCAGCTTCTCTGCATAACTACGGGGGCATGAACCTGAACGTGAACCTAGC
Proteins encoded in this region:
- the LOC127552972 gene encoding zinc finger protein ZIC 4-like; translation: MSVEALGSPVMEPAALSKRNPALRLVDLAGAHHHHHHHHHHHPPQSVTGFPGFAGHPHSMAPSHPGEYAAESRLGPSPFRAEHMGHHHPSALKLSPAHHPHPHHRHQHHHHHHHHHHHPSLLLLLLLLLHLLILWQEATLRWSVVQPERLAQCLQQLSLTLSPTPLRRLRQVGTS